In one Heteronotia binoei isolate CCM8104 ecotype False Entrance Well chromosome 1, APGP_CSIRO_Hbin_v1, whole genome shotgun sequence genomic region, the following are encoded:
- the LOC132585113 gene encoding small proline-rich protein 2D-like, translating into MSCHQHQYKQPCLPPPCAKTCSPCVKTCSSQCMDPCQPCTLKCVDPCNPCAPKCVDPCNPCALKCVDPCNPCAPRCVDSCNPCAPKCVDPCNPCALKCVDPCSPCAPRCVDSCNPCAPRCVDPCNPCASSKCVQPCYPCPPHQCIEVCHPQKVQEL; encoded by the exons ATGTCTTGCCATCAACATCAGTATAAGCAgccttgcctgcctcctccttgtGCAAAGACCTGTTCTCCATGTGTGAAGACATGCTCCTCTCAATGTATGGATCCCTGCCAGCCATGCACTCTCAAGTGTGTGGATCCCTGCAACCCATGTGCTCCCAAGTGTGTGGACCCCTGCAACCCATGTGCTCTGAAGTGTGTGGACCCCTGCAACCCATGTGCTCCCAGGTGTGTGGATTCCTGCAACCCATGTGCTCCCAAGTGTGTGGACCCCTGCAACCCATGTGCTCTGAAGTGTGTGGACCCCTGCAGCCCATGTGCTCCCAGGTGTGTGGATTCCTGCAACCCATGTGCTCCCAGGTGTGTGGACCCCTGCAACCCATGTGCTTCCTCAAAGTGTGTGCAGCCTTGCTACCCATGTCCTCCTCACCAGTGTATAGAGGTCTGTCACCCACA aaaggttcaggagctg